DNA sequence from the Methylomonas albis genome:
GAAAGCTTAAGTTGTTGGTGATCACACCTGGTTTTACAAAGGTCAACAAGAACGTGTCAGAGGCACCCAGTGCGTAATTACCGACTTCGCTAACCCAACCGCTTGCTGTCAACAGACCCAATTTGAAAGGGCTAGCAGATGCGAAGCTGCCTACACCGCTAAAAGTGTACACAGGTGCATCAGCAGCCAGATCAGCAGTAGCAGCAAAGATACCGAAGGTGTCACTTGAAGTAAATGGGAATGAACTAGAACCGAAGGAGATAAAATTGCTATCGGCGTTAGTAGATTCCCAAATGATGCCAGCCGAACTTACAGTCGAAACTGCAAACAGGCAAACAGCAAGCCAAAGTTTTAAAGATAAAAGCGTTTTCATGGATATTCCCCATTTAAAATTAACGTTAACAATTGGCCATCCTTTTGGCCACCTTACTCTGCAATCAAAATTGTTCCTCAATTCCGACTACGAAGGGGGTTGATATATACAAATACCTGCCCACCACCATATAAGCAAATACAATGCCATAATTAAACATTATTTTTTTCAATTGGTTACGTAATAGAGAACTATCGCCTGTAAAATTTACCGACATGTTTTGAGGTTTTTTTTACCTTTTAGCTTAAAAACTCACCAAATCGGTGCAATTAGAATCTAAAACCAAGATATGCTAATTCTTGCGGACACAAAAAAGCCGGATGGAGCCAAATCCGCTCCATCCGGCCTAAATCATAGCTATTCAGTGTCTACAAGAGTTATGCGGGCACAGCCGCCCGAAGTTATGCCACTTATTTCAACACATTTCCGCAATCGCCAGCAGAGAGACGAGTCGCAGCTTTCTTGGTTGCACCCGGAGTCGCGGTAAACCGAATAAACAATTCCTCCCGCGTTTTATTGCGCTGCCTTATCTCGGCTTTTACACCTTGCTCAGCCAATTGATTTTTATATAGCATTGCGCGCGGCCTTTCATTGAATACTCCGAGCGATATTGCCCCCTTGACTTCACCGTCAGTAATCGGCCACACATCGGCAAATCCTTTGGCTTTTAACATCAGTTTATTGATGCGGCTTTGCTCGGCATCTTTGGCAGCGGGATAGTAAATCTGAAAATCCGTTGCGAGTATTATCGACTTGTATACGGGCTTGAATACGCTCAAGTGCTCGGCATTAGCCCACCGCTGCGCAGCATTTTGGTCGTTAAACGGCCCAGCCTCATAGCAATTATTGGTAACCGCTCGCTGGCGTCCGGCACCTATTGAGCTAGCGGTTTGGCTGCGGGCTTTGAAATTTGAAACGGCCGGGGGCCGATTCAAACGCTGCAAAATATCCGTCACTTGCTTAGCTTGTAATTCAGCAGCCGAGTTATCCAGATAAGCGGAAATTTGTGCTCCGCGCCTAGCGGTTTGTCGTTCGCTAAGCAATATTAATTTCGGTACATTGCTTGGCGGTTCGACAGACTTCGTCAACGCACCAAAATGTAACTCCCAGAAAAAAACCAACACATTCAGCAGACATAAAAGAAAAAACAGGGCTTTCATGAGGCATTTTCATTTCGGCAATAGTTAAGCATACCTTTAAAGACCAAATCGCTATCGACAATGCTTGGAATTGCTAGGTATCGAGCTACTGTCTCCGCATCGCCACCGCTCAATACTAGCCGATACACTTTAGGCTGGCGCGCCAACGTGGCTTCCACCAAGCCTGCTGCCGCCAACAAAGTACCGTTATTGATAGCAGCTTCCGTGACTACCGCCAATTGTGTGTCAGCCTGGTCTTCGTTAAATGGTAGCGCGGCGGTATTTTGTGCCAAGGATTTTTTCATTAGTAGCAAACCTGGACTGATCAAGCCTCCCAGATGCTTGCCATCCGTCTCGATAAAATCGATTGTAATCGCGGTGCCGCAATCGACTATGCAGGTGTCGCCGGGATAATAACGATGCGCGGCCAGCAATGCCAACCAGCGATCCACGCCCAACCTCTCCGGCTGAGCATAAGCATTTTTGACATTAAATGCCGCTTGTGAGGCTCGCGGTATGATTACCTCTATTCCAGGCCAAAGAGCCCGCGCCATTTCAAGCAATAGCAATGTCACCGCGTTTTCCGATACCGACGCGATGGCTAATTGCCTGGGTGCAGCTATATGCAGCCAAAACTCGCGTAAGCATTCTAGAAAATCCGCTTGCCGATAATCCATGAAAAGTGTCGGCTGCAGCAGACCGGCATTTGCTTGAGTCCATTTCAGGCGAGAGTTGCCAACATCCACGAGTAAAATCATATATGTCTGAAACTGACTTCGCCTGACGCAAACGCGCGGATTTGGCCGTTCGCTTGTTTTAGCAATAACAAGCCTTGATCGTCTATGCCGGCTACCACGCCACTAAACGCTTGTTCATGCATAAAAATGTCGACTTGCTTACCTTGCATACAATCGTATCTACGCCATTCTTCGAGATAATGGCCCAGTGAATACATCTCGTATTCCGCCAGCACCGGCAATAACTGATTCAATAACGCACCCACCAGCCAATTGCGTTTGCCGTGAATCGATCCCGCCAAAATACCATGCAAATCCACCCAGTCCTGCTCAATGCCCTCCCCTTCATGCGCCGGTAAATAGACGTTTAAACCCAAACCCATTACCGCGTGGCAAGGTCCACTGCTTTCTCCGGACACCTCTATTAAAATCCCGGCCAATTTACGTTGTCGCCAGTAAATGTCATTCGGCCACTTCAAACCGACTTCGGAAATCCCGAAACCTCGCAACGCACGTACCACGGCAACACCCATCGCCAGGCTCAATCCTGTAATCGCAGCCGGTCCGCCCTGGAAGCGCCACAAAATCGATAAATAAATATTGTGGCCAAATGGTGAAACCCAAGTCCGACCCCGCCGGCCTTTTCCCGCTGTTTGCCGTTCAGCCAAACAGACAGAACCATTGTTAGCGCCCTGCCGCGCCATTTCCAATAAATGCGTATTAGTGGAGTGAATCTGATCGTGAATTTCCAGCTCACCGAGTAACGGCCTGACGCGAAACTCCAGGTACCGATCGATCTGCTGTTTATCCAGTAACTGCAACGGCCGCTGCAAACGGTAACCCTTGCCGGATACCGCCAGTAATTCAACACCGAATTCGGACAACGCACTTAAGTGTTTCCATACCGCCGAACGACTAATGCCAAGCAAGCTCGCCAATTCGGTCCCGGAATGGAATCGACCGTCCGCCAGGACGTGTAACAGCTGTTTGAGCTTATGAGAAATCAAACGTCAACCTTACGAAAACCCTTTGAAACCGTATAGCGCGGTTAAAACTCGTTTTTATCACGCAATTGCTGCAGCTGCTTTTTGACGACGTGCTTAATCAACAGCTCTCTATCGTCTTCAGTGAGATTGACATACTCCACGCAAATAGCAAACGGCTGATCCGGGTTATCTTCCGAAATATCCTTACATTGCACGACCTTCGCATAAGCAACGATCACCGCCATGCACGAAGTCAGCAACATCCGCAGCTCCAACAACATACCAACCTCTATCGGCGTATCGTTACTAAATGCCAAACCCGTCGCGCTGAGACTGACTTCCTGGGTATCGTGCTCGGAAAACTCTTCACTCTGCGCGCTAATCGCCTGCGCGATCAGGTTAATCTTGGTATCAATGATTTTCAGATATTCGAACATTTCCGGATCGCGTCTTTCCAAGCGTGGCGACAACATTCGCGCTTCCTGGGCTAGTACATCCAAGGCTGAAGTCAATGAACAATTTCCTAACACGTCGTTGGAGACATGACTCAACGCGTCGGCATGTTTT
Encoded proteins:
- a CDS encoding PilZ domain-containing protein → MVDEIEEKRRYFRVNDTISLLHKVIDKKHADALSHVSNDVLGNCSLTSALDVLAQEARMLSPRLERRDPEMFEYLKIIDTKINLIAQAISAQSEEFSEHDTQEVSLSATGLAFSNDTPIEVGMLLELRMLLTSCMAVIVAYAKVVQCKDISEDNPDQPFAICVEYVNLTEDDRELLIKHVVKKQLQQLRDKNEF
- the birA gene encoding bifunctional biotin--[acetyl-CoA-carboxylase] ligase/biotin operon repressor BirA; this encodes MISHKLKQLLHVLADGRFHSGTELASLLGISRSAVWKHLSALSEFGVELLAVSGKGYRLQRPLQLLDKQQIDRYLEFRVRPLLGELEIHDQIHSTNTHLLEMARQGANNGSVCLAERQTAGKGRRGRTWVSPFGHNIYLSILWRFQGGPAAITGLSLAMGVAVVRALRGFGISEVGLKWPNDIYWRQRKLAGILIEVSGESSGPCHAVMGLGLNVYLPAHEGEGIEQDWVDLHGILAGSIHGKRNWLVGALLNQLLPVLAEYEMYSLGHYLEEWRRYDCMQGKQVDIFMHEQAFSGVVAGIDDQGLLLLKQANGQIRAFASGEVSFRHI
- a CDS encoding type III pantothenate kinase, which translates into the protein MILLVDVGNSRLKWTQANAGLLQPTLFMDYRQADFLECLREFWLHIAAPRQLAIASVSENAVTLLLLEMARALWPGIEVIIPRASQAAFNVKNAYAQPERLGVDRWLALLAAHRYYPGDTCIVDCGTAITIDFIETDGKHLGGLISPGLLLMKKSLAQNTAALPFNEDQADTQLAVVTEAAINNGTLLAAAGLVEATLARQPKVYRLVLSGGDAETVARYLAIPSIVDSDLVFKGMLNYCRNENAS